A region from the Malus domestica chromosome 07, GDT2T_hap1 genome encodes:
- the LOC103449742 gene encoding transcription termination factor MTERF4, chloroplastic — protein MVSSLLRARNSITKIPKVFPPNPQILTPNSAPIQSHQNPCPQLPHTQNPSRVLQNSSFSTQSSKFPEYEMPSVTWGVVQGRKEKLVSRVIICDYLKSLGIIPDELENLELPSAVDVMRERVEFLQKLGLSIDDINEYPLMLGCSVRKNMIPVLAYLEKIGIPRPKLGEFVKNYPQVLHASVVVELVPVVKFLRGLDVEKQDIGYVLQKYPELLGYKLEGTMSTSVAYLVSIGVSPRDIGPMVTQYPYFLGMRVGTVIKPFVDYLVSLGLPKKILARMLEKRTYLLGYDLEETVKPNVDCLISFGIRREALASVVAQYPQILGLPLKAKMSSQQYSFSLKLKIDPEGFARVVEKMPQIVSLHQHLIMKPVEFLLGRGIASEDVAKMVVKCPQLIALRVELMKNGFYFFKSEMGRPLKELVDFPEYFTYSLESRIKPRYQRLQSKGIRCSLKWFLNCSDQRFEERLQGEYIETETPGPSFYMGGKLELPGSEMVSDEDDESDDEVLYRRTVSL, from the coding sequence ATGGTCAGCTCGCTGCTCCGAGCAAGAAATTCCATCACCAAAATCCCCAAAGTCTTCCCCCCAAATCCACAAATTCTCACTCCAAACTCAGCCCCAATCCAATCCCACCAAAACCCATGTCCCCAACTCCCTCATACCCAAAACCCTTCAAGGGTTTTGCAGAATTCTTCCTTTTCAACCCAGTCCTCCAAGTTTCCGGAATACGAAATGCCCTCGGTCACTTGGGGCGTCGTCCAAGGCCGGAAAGAGAAGCTCGTCTCCAGGGTCATAATCTGTGACTATTTGAAGAGCTTAGGCATAATTCCTGATGAATTGGAGAACTTGGAGCTGCCTTCTGCTGTTGATGTCATGCGGGAGAGAGTTGAGTTCCTTCAGAAGCTCGGATTGTCGATCGACGACATTAACGAGTACCCGTTGATGCTCGGGTGCAGTGTGAGGAAAAATATGATACCTGTGTTGGCTTACTTGGAGAAAATTGGGATTCCGAGGCCGAAACTTGGTGAGTTTGTTAAGAATTACCCGCAAGTATTGCATGCTAGTGTGGTTGTTGAGCTTGTGCCGGTTGTCAAGTTCCTTCGTGGGCTTGATGTCGAAAAGCAGGATATTGGTTATGTGTTGCAGAAGTATCCTGAGCTTCTTGGATACAAGCTTGAGGGGACAATGAGTACTTCGGTTGCATATCTTGTTAGTATTGGTGTTAGTCCTAGGGATATAGGACCGATGGTTACACAGTATCCTTACTTCTTGGGAATGAGAGTTGGGACTGTCATTAAGCCGTTTGTTGATTATTTGGTTTCGTTAGGTTTGCCGAAAAAGATATTGGCCAGGATGCTGGAGAAGCGGACATACTTACTTGGTTATGATCTTGAGGAGACTGTTAAACCAAATGTGGATTGTTTAATTAGTTTTGGGATCAGGAGGGAAGCACTTGCTTCGGTTGTTGCTCAGTACCCCCAAATTCTTGGGCTGCCTTTGAAAGCTAAAATGTCTTCGCAGCAGTATTCCTTTAGTTTGAAGCTTAAGATTGATCCTGAAGGGTTTGCACGGGTGGTTGAGAAGATGCCACAGATAGTCAGCCTTCATCAACATTTGATAATGAAGCCGGTCGAATTCCTTCTTGGACGGGGAATAGCTTCTGAGGACGTAGCTAAGATGGTTGTAAAGTGTCCCCAGTTAATTGCGCTGCGTGTTGAGCTCATGAAGAATGGTTTCTACTTCTTTAAGAGTGAAATGGGGAGGCCACTGAAAGAGCTTGTGGACTTTCCGGAATACTTTACTTACAGCTTGGAGTCGAGGATTAAACCTAGGTACCAGAGGTTGCAAAGCAAGGGCATCAGGTGTTCATTGAAATGGTTCCTCAACTGTAGTGATCAGAGATTTGAGGAGAGGTTGCAAGGGGAGTATATTGAAACAGAGACACCAGGTCCATCATTTTATATGGGTGGGAAGTTAGAGCTCCCGGGAAGTGAGATGGTGTCAGATGAGGATGATGAGAGTGATGATGAAGTACTTTACAGACGCACTGTTTCCTTGTAG